A window from Sulfurovum sp. TSL1 encodes these proteins:
- the cmoA gene encoding carboxy-S-adenosyl-L-methionine synthase CmoA encodes MQDKVFNKPIEKKFEFDEAVASVFDDMLSRSVPFYDEVRKLIISLILAEQEEGKKVLDLGSSTAKFLLDLHSKMDVKMQLKGLDNSQAMLDRAEQKCQAFGASIELELADMLTYDYENEDIIVANYTLQFIRPMQRVELVKKLYKGLNEEGLFIFSEKVVFEDKKLDKELIDIYYEYKKGQGYSEYEIAQKREALENVLIPFTIKENIQMCRDAGFKSVETIFQWANFVTFVVKK; translated from the coding sequence ATGCAAGATAAAGTGTTTAATAAGCCTATAGAAAAAAAATTTGAATTCGATGAAGCCGTCGCGTCTGTTTTTGATGATATGTTAAGCCGTTCGGTCCCTTTTTATGATGAGGTACGCAAGCTGATCATCTCTTTGATACTTGCAGAACAGGAAGAGGGGAAAAAAGTACTGGATCTTGGTTCGTCTACAGCAAAGTTCCTGCTCGACCTTCACAGTAAAATGGATGTCAAGATGCAACTCAAAGGTCTGGATAATTCACAGGCAATGCTGGACAGGGCAGAGCAGAAATGTCAGGCTTTCGGTGCGAGCATAGAGCTGGAATTGGCCGATATGTTGACGTATGACTACGAAAACGAAGATATCATAGTGGCAAACTATACCTTACAGTTCATTCGGCCTATGCAGCGTGTTGAACTTGTCAAGAAGCTTTATAAAGGGTTGAATGAGGAGGGATTGTTCATTTTTTCCGAGAAAGTGGTTTTTGAAGACAAGAAGCTTGACAAGGAGCTTATAGATATCTATTATGAGTATAAAAAAGGGCAGGGATACAGTGAATATGAGATCGCACAAAAGCGCGAAGCACTGGAAAATGTCTTGATTCCTTTTACGATCAAAGAGAATATACAAATGTGTAGAGATGCAGGATTTAAAAGCGTTGAAACGATATTTCAATGGGCTAATTTCGTGACATTTGTTGTGAAAAAGTAA
- a CDS encoding class II 3-deoxy-7-phosphoheptulonate synthase produces the protein MSWTPSSWRDFPIKQQPTYQDQELLKKVEAELSSYPPLIFAGEARDLKEKLAKAGRGEAFLLQGGDCAESFSDFNAKNIKNLFRLMLQMNMVLMYGTGKPVVKVGRIAGQFAKPRSSDFEEIDGVSLPSYRGDIINGIEFNEAARVPNPKNMLKAYNQSAATLNLVRAFARGGLADLTKVHQWNLEFIKDNPLGKRYDELSTKIDHAMKFMAACGLNSETMPQLHQTTLYTSHEALLLNYEEALTRLDSETGEWYDCSAHMLWIGDRTRDLNEAHIEYFRGIKNPIGCKVGPTMEEDELIELIDALNPDNEEGRLNLIVRMGASKIREYFPKLLKRVRDEGKNVVWSCDPMHGNVEKSSTGFKTRDFDNILSEVKQFVAIHKEMGTVAAGIHLEMTGNDVTECTGSTSCAITAEGLASRYHTQCDPRLNASQALELAFMLSHTDGESE, from the coding sequence ATGAGTTGGACACCGAGCAGTTGGAGAGATTTTCCCATAAAGCAACAACCAACATACCAAGACCAGGAACTTCTTAAAAAAGTAGAAGCTGAATTAAGTTCTTACCCGCCACTTATTTTTGCCGGTGAAGCAAGAGACTTGAAAGAGAAGCTTGCAAAAGCAGGACGCGGGGAAGCATTTTTACTTCAGGGTGGAGATTGCGCAGAAAGTTTTTCCGATTTTAATGCAAAAAATATAAAAAACCTTTTTAGGCTGATGCTTCAGATGAATATGGTTCTCATGTATGGTACTGGTAAACCGGTTGTAAAAGTAGGGCGTATCGCGGGACAGTTTGCAAAACCAAGATCGTCTGATTTTGAAGAGATCGATGGCGTAAGTTTACCAAGTTACCGTGGTGATATTATCAATGGTATCGAGTTTAATGAAGCGGCAAGGGTACCGAACCCTAAAAATATGCTCAAAGCCTATAATCAGTCTGCAGCGACACTGAATCTTGTGCGTGCTTTTGCAAGAGGTGGTTTGGCAGACCTTACCAAAGTGCACCAATGGAACCTTGAGTTTATTAAAGACAATCCGCTTGGTAAGCGTTATGATGAACTCAGTACCAAAATCGATCATGCGATGAAGTTTATGGCAGCATGCGGGCTTAACAGTGAGACGATGCCTCAACTGCACCAAACCACACTCTACACATCACATGAAGCACTGCTTCTCAACTATGAAGAGGCATTGACAAGACTGGACTCTGAGACAGGTGAATGGTACGACTGCTCAGCCCATATGCTATGGATCGGTGACAGAACAAGAGATCTGAATGAAGCACATATCGAGTACTTCAGAGGGATCAAAAACCCTATTGGCTGTAAAGTCGGTCCAACGATGGAAGAAGATGAACTCATTGAACTGATTGATGCATTGAACCCGGATAACGAAGAGGGAAGATTGAACCTTATCGTTCGTATGGGTGCCAGTAAGATCAGAGAGTATTTCCCTAAACTGCTTAAACGTGTAAGAGATGAAGGGAAAAATGTCGTATGGTCCTGTGACCCTATGCATGGGAATGTTGAAAAGAGTTCGACCGGGTTTAAAACCAGAGATTTTGATAACATACTCTCAGAAGTTAAACAGTTTGTTGCTATACATAAAGAGATGGGAACTGTCGCTGCAGGTATCCATTTGGAGATGACAGGAAATGATGTCACCGAATGTACAGGTAGTACCTCTTGTGCGATTACCGCAGAAGGTCTTGCAAGCCGCTACCATACACAGTGCGACCCAAGACTGAATGCATCCCAAGCCCTGGAGCTTGCATTTATGCTTTCACATACAGACGGAGAATCTGAATGA
- a CDS encoding ArsS family sensor histidine kinase, translating to MIITSLRSKIRLVFSVTLLLLGALFIFSIKYDHAMIEERNIAQEQAISHYLYTYYLKYGKIDEAYLEAQNVSLITDKGMVVQIERFFKEKGELKRYAVDTFHLKRIIIINNDRFKLILENKNKPQFPLKRVLIFAIVFLLIILLYLWIMKSLQPLSTLKSQIKTFSKGNLDIECKSDKKDEIAEVANEFDHAVTMIRELLHSRQLFLRAIMHELKTPIAKGRLVSEMLEDEKNKARMHSIFERLNLLIDEFAKIEQITSKNFELTIKPYKMSDLLEASEDMLMIENPKRLITTKIEKDYTVSVDFELFTLVIKNLLDNGIKYSTDKHITVLIDGNRLKVINKGEALPEPLENYFKPFHASKKGLGLGLYIVKSILDIHQMELHYQHEDGENIFTLA from the coding sequence ATGATCATCACATCGTTACGCAGTAAAATAAGGCTGGTTTTTTCTGTGACACTGCTTTTGCTGGGGGCACTCTTTATCTTTTCCATCAAATATGATCATGCGATGATAGAAGAGAGGAATATTGCGCAAGAACAAGCCATTTCCCATTATCTCTATACCTATTATCTAAAATACGGAAAGATCGATGAGGCATACCTTGAGGCACAGAATGTTTCGCTTATTACCGACAAAGGCATGGTAGTTCAGATAGAACGTTTCTTCAAAGAGAAAGGGGAACTCAAACGTTATGCCGTAGACACTTTTCATTTAAAGCGTATTATTATTATCAACAATGATCGATTTAAACTCATACTGGAGAACAAGAATAAACCACAGTTCCCTCTTAAACGTGTACTTATTTTCGCCATTGTCTTTCTACTCATTATCCTTTTATATTTGTGGATCATGAAAAGTTTACAACCACTTTCTACGCTCAAAAGCCAGATCAAAACCTTCTCTAAAGGAAACCTGGATATAGAATGTAAAAGTGATAAAAAAGATGAAATAGCCGAGGTAGCAAATGAGTTTGATCATGCCGTCACCATGATACGTGAACTTCTTCACTCCCGTCAACTCTTTTTGCGTGCCATCATGCACGAGCTTAAAACACCTATAGCCAAAGGGCGTCTTGTAAGTGAAATGCTCGAGGATGAGAAAAATAAAGCCCGTATGCATAGTATCTTTGAGAGACTTAATCTTCTGATAGATGAATTTGCAAAGATCGAACAGATCACTTCTAAGAACTTTGAACTGACGATCAAACCTTACAAAATGAGTGACTTGCTTGAAGCCAGTGAAGATATGCTCATGATAGAAAATCCAAAACGTCTTATCACAACAAAAATTGAAAAAGATTATACTGTATCTGTTGATTTTGAACTTTTCACTCTCGTGATCAAGAACCTGCTGGATAACGGTATAAAGTACAGTACCGATAAGCATATTACCGTGTTGATCGATGGCAACAGACTGAAAGTCATCAACAAAGGCGAAGCGTTACCTGAGCCATTAGAAAATTATTTCAAACCTTTCCATGCCTCTAAAAAAGGGTTAGGGTTAGGACTGTATATTGTAAAGAGTATTTTGGATATTCATCAAATGGAGTTACACTATCAGCATGAAGATGGAGAAAATATCTTCACGCTGGCATAG
- a CDS encoding response regulator transcription factor has protein sequence MINILMIEDDTEFAELLTEYLAQYDIKVTNYEDPYLGLSAGVKKYDLLILDLTLPGMDGLEVCKEVVEKYDIPIIISSARSDINDKVEGLALGADDYLPKPYDPKEMYARITSLLRRYSKSEHNKVVTPKSDFELKGDTIYFKGEALALTPAEFEVLSLLVKHQGMTQSREQIINTSRAMSMDSQGKSLDVIISKIRTKLGDNKRIQAVRGVGYKLV, from the coding sequence ATGATAAATATTTTAATGATTGAAGATGATACAGAGTTTGCAGAATTGCTGACAGAGTATCTTGCACAATATGATATCAAAGTCACTAACTATGAAGACCCCTATCTCGGACTGAGTGCCGGTGTGAAGAAATATGATCTTCTTATCCTGGACCTTACACTGCCGGGTATGGATGGGCTGGAAGTCTGTAAAGAGGTCGTAGAGAAATATGATATTCCTATTATTATCTCATCTGCACGTTCGGACATCAATGATAAAGTAGAAGGTCTTGCACTTGGTGCAGACGACTACCTGCCTAAACCCTATGACCCCAAAGAGATGTATGCACGTATCACTTCACTTCTCAGACGTTACTCTAAATCAGAGCATAACAAAGTAGTCACACCTAAAAGTGATTTTGAACTCAAAGGAGACACCATCTATTTTAAAGGCGAAGCGCTCGCTTTGACACCTGCTGAATTTGAAGTCCTCTCTTTACTGGTAAAACATCAGGGCATGACACAATCACGCGAACAGATCATCAATACTTCCAGAGCGATGAGTATGGATTCACAAGGGAAAAGTCTGGATGTGATCATCTCAAAGATACGTACCAAACTGGGTGACAACAAGCGTATACAGGCCGTGCGTGGTGTAGGATATAAACTCGTATGA
- a CDS encoding shikimate dehydrogenase produces MKQLFAIFGNPVSHSKSPLMHNLSFQGLHVDGCYARYLLEEGSKLKETFFSLGLKGINITVPHKEHAYAACDVLDPFAQKVGAVNTIVEKEGKLYGYNTDAPGFLKAISEFEHIKTVLFLGAGGTAKSTSIILKEAGYEVTILNRSGGRLTYFKEHGFDTHTFDDFQPKPYDLVINMTSAGLEDDALPAPSEILEKVIPYAKACVDVIYGKETPFLKLARTYRKPTKDGSDMLLYQGIIAFEYFTEHAFGFEEIKSHMRKAFIL; encoded by the coding sequence ATGAAACAGCTCTTTGCCATCTTTGGAAATCCGGTTTCCCACTCCAAATCCCCACTGATGCATAACCTCTCCTTCCAGGGCTTGCATGTTGACGGATGTTATGCACGCTATCTGCTTGAAGAGGGAAGTAAGCTCAAGGAAACCTTCTTTTCTCTCGGCCTCAAAGGTATCAACATTACTGTACCCCATAAAGAGCATGCCTATGCTGCCTGTGATGTATTGGACCCTTTTGCACAAAAAGTGGGTGCGGTCAATACGATCGTTGAAAAAGAAGGAAAACTCTATGGGTACAATACAGATGCACCGGGCTTTTTAAAAGCGATCTCGGAATTTGAACATATCAAGACAGTACTTTTTTTAGGCGCGGGAGGTACAGCTAAATCTACTTCGATCATCCTCAAAGAAGCAGGCTATGAAGTCACTATACTGAATCGAAGCGGAGGCAGGCTGACCTATTTCAAAGAGCATGGATTTGACACACATACGTTCGATGATTTTCAGCCAAAGCCTTATGACCTGGTCATCAATATGACCTCAGCCGGGCTTGAAGATGATGCACTCCCGGCTCCATCCGAGATACTGGAAAAGGTGATACCCTACGCAAAGGCCTGTGTCGATGTGATCTATGGGAAAGAGACCCCTTTTTTAAAACTTGCAAGGACATACAGAAAACCGACAAAAGACGGATCAGATATGCTGCTCTATCAGGGGATCATTGCTTTTGAGTATTTTACAGAGCATGCATTTGGCTTTGAAGAGATCAAATCGCATATGCGCAAAGCATTTATACTCTAG
- a CDS encoding anthranilate synthase component I family protein, translating into MHKTILFDQLTPVALYGKIKEIFPKEVTMLFESVVNTSDGNFSFITVGAQERLSYKDKTTVYTDKVGHKKTLKEDPFTFLKTYYKGLEQAAYKEKALELGFSFVDGFIGFIAYDMVKVFEPVLEESMDALLDPLDTPDLDLVRPKIIIAYSHKSAKLTILLNDDSMKEGVHAIESILTNACTPMPLKPVELEGEGSFSIDEERFKELVVESKENIRSGDIFQILLANRYTQKGKIDPLSFYRVLRSKNPSPYLFLLDYEDFSICGSSPEVMVRLTDGEILLRPIAGTRKRGKNKARDKELELEMLNDPKECAEHLMLIDLGRNDVGRVAKTGTVKVTDMMRVEKYSHVMHMVSDVEAMLQEDKDMFDLFAATFTAGTMTGAPKIEAMKLIAQYEGLKRGFYSGSVGYFSFDGNMDSAIAIRTSLIKPDSITLQAGAGVVADSKPELEYLEVKNKLGALLSTLKEMESL; encoded by the coding sequence ATGCATAAAACAATACTTTTTGATCAACTCACTCCTGTTGCACTCTATGGGAAAATAAAAGAGATTTTTCCCAAAGAAGTCACCATGCTTTTTGAGAGTGTTGTCAATACCAGTGATGGGAACTTCTCTTTTATCACTGTAGGTGCACAAGAGCGTCTCAGCTATAAAGACAAAACAACCGTCTATACCGATAAAGTCGGTCATAAAAAAACGTTAAAAGAAGACCCCTTCACTTTTTTAAAAACCTATTATAAAGGCCTGGAGCAGGCTGCCTACAAAGAAAAAGCTTTAGAACTCGGTTTCTCTTTTGTGGATGGATTTATCGGTTTTATCGCCTATGATATGGTCAAAGTATTTGAACCTGTACTGGAAGAGAGTATGGATGCACTGCTCGATCCATTGGATACACCTGACCTTGACCTGGTACGTCCAAAGATCATCATTGCCTATTCACACAAAAGTGCAAAACTCACGATCCTTTTAAATGATGACTCTATGAAAGAGGGAGTGCATGCGATTGAAAGTATCTTGACCAACGCATGTACCCCGATGCCTCTCAAACCGGTAGAACTTGAGGGGGAAGGCAGTTTCAGTATCGATGAAGAGCGTTTCAAGGAACTGGTTGTGGAGTCCAAAGAGAACATACGTTCGGGAGATATATTCCAGATACTTTTGGCCAACCGATATACACAAAAAGGGAAGATAGACCCCTTGAGTTTTTACAGGGTACTACGTTCCAAGAACCCGTCACCTTATCTTTTCTTGCTGGACTATGAAGATTTCTCTATCTGTGGTTCTTCACCCGAAGTGATGGTACGTCTGACAGACGGTGAGATACTTCTACGTCCTATCGCTGGGACGCGAAAAAGAGGTAAAAATAAAGCACGGGACAAAGAGTTGGAACTTGAGATGCTCAACGATCCCAAAGAGTGCGCAGAACACCTTATGCTCATAGACCTGGGACGGAATGATGTGGGTCGTGTGGCCAAGACAGGTACCGTGAAAGTGACGGATATGATGCGTGTAGAGAAATACTCTCATGTGATGCATATGGTATCGGATGTTGAAGCGATGCTGCAGGAGGATAAAGATATGTTTGACCTCTTTGCCGCCACATTTACTGCGGGGACCATGACAGGTGCCCCCAAGATAGAAGCCATGAAGCTCATCGCACAATATGAAGGGTTGAAACGTGGTTTCTACTCCGGCTCTGTCGGCTACTTCTCGTTTGACGGGAACATGGATTCAGCCATTGCCATACGTACTTCACTGATCAAACCTGACAGTATCACCCTGCAGGCCGGTGCCGGGGTGGTTGCAGATTCAAAACCGGAACTAGAATACCTGGAAGTGAAGAATAAACTGGGTGCACTCCTCTCCACACTGAAAGAGATGGAGAGTCTCTAA
- a CDS encoding SPOR domain-containing protein produces the protein MHDHNLDDLIIDNIEPKNSKTKSFLTIIALLIVVLIVAIILTKILLKTPDGNRLAYEENMTELIAPELQLKETAASEELKKEPSLSNMIESQPQTPVADTPKETVEASTVVVQKEPVLSNIEDQEIKAPVSETSNQSMGQEPVLTIKEKKEKDAADIAYWEKMQEKRKAEELAYESMSTNKTTVTVKEEKTKKALKPKAIQTPKPVVTTAKKPVASKPVPKTVSTGRYYVQVGAYRQQPSRRFISVIQNNGYRYIMTKPNSRGIKRLLIGPYSDRESVNRVLMDVKDRIHKQSFITTR, from the coding sequence ATGCATGATCACAATCTTGATGACCTCATTATCGATAATATCGAACCTAAAAACAGTAAAACCAAAAGCTTTTTAACCATTATCGCACTACTGATCGTTGTATTGATAGTGGCTATTATCCTCACAAAGATCCTACTTAAAACACCTGATGGAAACAGGCTTGCTTATGAAGAGAATATGACAGAGCTGATAGCTCCAGAGCTTCAGTTAAAAGAGACTGCTGCGTCAGAAGAGCTCAAAAAAGAACCATCACTTTCAAACATGATCGAGAGCCAACCTCAAACACCGGTCGCTGATACACCAAAAGAGACCGTTGAAGCGTCGACTGTAGTGGTTCAAAAAGAACCTGTACTCTCAAATATAGAGGATCAAGAGATCAAAGCGCCTGTGTCAGAAACAAGCAACCAAAGCATGGGTCAAGAGCCTGTACTCACGATCAAAGAGAAAAAGGAAAAAGATGCTGCTGACATCGCCTATTGGGAAAAAATGCAAGAGAAGAGAAAGGCTGAAGAATTAGCCTACGAATCCATGAGTACTAACAAAACAACTGTGACGGTCAAAGAAGAAAAAACAAAAAAAGCACTCAAACCAAAAGCAATACAGACACCTAAGCCTGTGGTCACTACTGCGAAAAAGCCTGTTGCTTCCAAACCTGTACCTAAAACGGTTTCTACAGGAAGATACTATGTACAAGTAGGGGCCTATAGACAACAACCAAGCAGACGTTTTATATCGGTCATTCAAAACAATGGGTACAGATATATTATGACAAAACCTAATTCAAGAGGTATCAAAAGATTACTCATAGGGCCTTACAGCGATAGAGAATCCGTGAATCGTGTGCTCATGGATGTAAAAGACCGCATACATAAACAATCTTTTATAACAACAAGGTAG
- a CDS encoding serine hydroxymethyltransferase, which yields MSYAIETFDPEIFEAIENERKRQTDHLEMIASENFTIPAVMEAMGSVFTNKYAEGYPYKRYYGGCEFADTVEQLAIDRACELFECNYANVQPHSGSQANGAVYAALLKAGEKILGMDLSHGGHLTHGSKPSFSGKNYSSFTYGVELDGRINYDRVLEIAKIVQPKIIVCGASAYAREIDFKKFREIADEVGAILFADIAHIAGLVCAGEHPSPFPYADVVTTTTHKTLAGPRGGMIMTNDEEIAKKINSAIFPGLQGGPLVHVVAAKAVGFKHNLSDAWKVYAKQVKANAAVLANVLMERGYDVVSGGTDNHLVLVSFLNKDFSGKDADAALGAAGITVNKNTVPGETRSPFVTSGVRIGSPALTSRGMKEKEFELIANKIADVLDNINDAALHATIKEEMRVLAQDFVIYDKPIY from the coding sequence ATGAGTTATGCCATAGAAACATTTGACCCAGAGATTTTTGAAGCGATCGAAAATGAGAGAAAAAGACAAACAGATCACTTAGAGATGATCGCCAGCGAGAATTTTACCATTCCTGCTGTAATGGAAGCAATGGGTTCTGTGTTCACAAACAAGTATGCTGAAGGATACCCATATAAAAGATATTATGGCGGATGTGAATTTGCTGATACCGTAGAGCAGCTTGCTATCGACAGAGCATGTGAGCTTTTTGAGTGTAACTATGCGAATGTGCAACCGCATTCAGGTTCTCAGGCAAATGGCGCTGTCTATGCAGCACTGCTTAAAGCCGGAGAGAAGATACTCGGGATGGACCTAAGCCACGGTGGTCACTTGACACATGGTTCCAAGCCAAGTTTTTCCGGTAAGAACTACTCTTCTTTCACTTACGGTGTAGAGCTTGACGGTCGTATCAACTATGACAGAGTACTCGAGATCGCTAAGATCGTACAGCCTAAGATCATCGTATGTGGAGCTTCTGCGTATGCAAGAGAGATAGACTTTAAAAAATTCAGAGAGATCGCTGATGAAGTGGGGGCTATCCTTTTTGCAGATATCGCACACATTGCAGGATTGGTATGTGCAGGTGAACACCCTAGTCCATTCCCATATGCGGATGTAGTCACAACAACAACACATAAAACACTTGCAGGACCTCGTGGCGGTATGATCATGACAAATGATGAGGAGATAGCCAAAAAGATCAATTCAGCGATCTTCCCTGGACTCCAGGGCGGGCCCCTTGTCCATGTGGTTGCTGCAAAAGCAGTAGGTTTCAAACACAACCTCAGTGATGCATGGAAAGTCTATGCAAAACAGGTCAAAGCCAATGCAGCAGTACTTGCAAATGTTCTCATGGAAAGAGGCTATGATGTCGTATCTGGCGGTACTGACAACCACCTGGTACTGGTTTCATTCCTGAACAAAGATTTCTCCGGTAAAGATGCAGATGCGGCACTAGGTGCAGCAGGTATCACCGTCAACAAAAACACTGTCCCTGGTGAGACAAGAAGCCCGTTTGTGACTTCAGGTGTACGTATCGGTTCTCCTGCCCTGACAAGCAGAGGGATGAAAGAGAAAGAGTTTGAGCTCATCGCAAACAAGATCGCTGATGTACTTGACAATATCAATGATGCTGCCCTGCATGCAACGATCAAAGAAGAGATGAGAGTACTGGCACAAGATTTTGTGATCTATGACAAACCTATCTACTAA
- the lysS gene encoding lysine--tRNA ligase produces MIFENQYIQERIKKTEKLREEGINPYPNQIQKGTPSTQFLEECADIQEQKSDEKKDENRTYSLTGRLKFIRIMGKAAFAKIEDAHGLVQIYYNRDELPEGFYNNVAKKLFEVGDIIEATGYPFVTQTGELTLHCKEMKIISKAISPLPEKFHGLQDQELRYRQRYLDMIMNPGVKENFVMRSKIVSMVRRFFEDKEFLEVETPMMHPIPGGANAKPFITHHNALDVERYLRIAPELYLKRLIVGGMEAVFEINRNFRNEGMDHTHNPEFTMIEFYWAYKTYIELMEITEELFDYLFDNLGLERKLPYGELEIDFATPFAKVPYIESLTTIGGVPAEVATDKEKALAYLQEHNVKVDPNLTLGYLQAELFDEFVEGKLINPTFITDFPVDISPLARRSDENPDIAERFELFMAGKEIANGFSELNDPIDQYERFKGQVDAKEATGDDEAMHMDTDYVKALSYGMTPTAGEGIGIDRLVMMLTNQHSIRDVLLFPAMKPEVPREELAPVCAPESKCKKCGNENLIELKPAKKGKGMFCIDVAACKQRVQEKQK; encoded by the coding sequence TTGATATTTGAAAATCAATATATCCAAGAACGAATCAAAAAAACAGAAAAACTAAGAGAAGAAGGTATCAATCCTTACCCTAACCAGATACAAAAAGGAACTCCTTCAACACAGTTTTTAGAAGAGTGTGCTGATATCCAAGAGCAGAAAAGTGATGAAAAAAAAGATGAGAACAGAACCTACTCACTGACAGGACGGCTCAAGTTTATCCGTATCATGGGGAAAGCTGCCTTTGCAAAGATAGAAGATGCCCATGGTTTGGTGCAGATCTATTACAATAGAGATGAACTTCCGGAAGGTTTTTATAACAATGTGGCAAAGAAACTCTTTGAGGTCGGAGATATCATCGAAGCAACAGGATACCCTTTTGTGACACAGACAGGTGAGCTTACACTTCACTGTAAAGAGATGAAGATCATTTCCAAAGCGATCTCTCCACTGCCTGAAAAGTTCCATGGACTGCAAGACCAGGAGCTCAGATACAGACAACGTTACCTTGATATGATCATGAATCCCGGAGTCAAAGAGAACTTTGTGATGAGATCCAAGATCGTTTCGATGGTAAGAAGATTCTTTGAAGATAAAGAGTTCCTGGAAGTAGAAACACCTATGATGCACCCTATCCCTGGCGGTGCCAATGCAAAACCGTTCATCACGCACCACAATGCGCTGGATGTAGAGCGTTATCTGCGTATCGCACCTGAACTCTACCTCAAACGTCTTATTGTTGGCGGTATGGAAGCGGTGTTTGAGATCAACAGAAACTTCAGAAATGAAGGGATGGACCATACCCATAACCCTGAATTTACAATGATCGAGTTCTACTGGGCCTATAAAACCTATATCGAACTGATGGAGATCACCGAAGAACTGTTTGACTATCTCTTTGACAACCTTGGCCTTGAGAGGAAGCTGCCTTACGGTGAACTGGAGATAGACTTTGCCACACCGTTTGCAAAAGTGCCGTATATCGAATCACTGACCACCATCGGTGGGGTACCCGCAGAGGTTGCCACAGATAAAGAGAAAGCATTGGCCTATCTCCAGGAACACAATGTCAAGGTTGATCCTAACCTTACCTTGGGTTATCTTCAGGCTGAACTCTTTGATGAATTTGTCGAAGGGAAACTCATCAACCCTACGTTCATTACAGATTTCCCTGTGGATATCTCACCGCTTGCAAGAAGAAGTGATGAGAACCCGGATATTGCAGAGCGTTTTGAGCTCTTTATGGCAGGTAAAGAGATCGCCAATGGTTTCTCTGAGCTGAATGACCCTATCGACCAGTATGAGAGATTTAAGGGGCAAGTGGATGCCAAAGAAGCGACCGGTGATGATGAGGCGATGCATATGGACACTGACTATGTGAAGGCACTGAGCTACGGTATGACACCAACAGCCGGTGAGGGTATCGGTATAGACAGACTTGTGATGATGCTGACCAACCAACACAGTATCCGTGATGTACTTCTGTTCCCGGCGATGAAACCGGAAGTCCCAAGAGAAGAGCTTGCACCGGTCTGTGCACCAGAAAGTAAATGTAAAAAGTGTGGAAACGAAAATCTCATTGAACTCAAACCTGCCAAAAAAGGCAAGGGTATGTTCTGTATAGATGTCGCTGCCTGTAAACAGAGAGTGCAAGAGAAGCAAAAGTAA
- a CDS encoding Fur family transcriptional regulator → MIEYPLLLEKFQTLLKENALKFTKQRELVLKFLYENNGHFTPEDIYTLLKEQHPDVNIGIATVYRTLALLESSEIASSISFGVQGKKYELGLKKHHDHLICTKCGKIIEFYDETIEERQEAIAKKFNFQMTDHTMKITGLCEKCQ, encoded by the coding sequence ATGATTGAATATCCTCTACTTTTAGAAAAGTTCCAAACACTTTTGAAGGAAAACGCACTGAAGTTCACAAAACAACGAGAGCTTGTTTTGAAGTTCCTTTACGAAAACAACGGACACTTTACGCCTGAGGATATCTATACCCTACTGAAAGAGCAACACCCCGATGTCAATATCGGTATTGCAACTGTCTACCGTACACTTGCTTTACTGGAATCATCAGAGATCGCCAGTTCTATCTCTTTTGGTGTACAGGGCAAAAAATATGAACTTGGTCTTAAAAAACATCATGACCATCTTATCTGTACAAAATGTGGTAAGATTATAGAATTTTACGACGAAACCATTGAAGAGAGACAAGAAGCGATAGCAAAAAAATTCAACTTTCAAATGACAGACCATACGATGAAGATCACCGGTCTTTGTGAGAAGTGCCAATAA